In Chthoniobacterales bacterium, the following are encoded in one genomic region:
- a CDS encoding mannose-1-phosphate guanyltransferase, translating to MDPDLYVLVLAGGSGERFWPCSRRARPKQLLKLFSERTMLGETLARVSAIVPSDRIFVLTNSEQEAAVRAECGALPPGNIVAEPAKRDTAPAVALGVGLVLRRDPQAVMAVLPADHLIKDTATFGRDLRAGARAAAESGALLTIGIKPTWACPGFGYIEQGRRINDGEPAIHEVKRFREKPDPEMAESFLRQGNFRWNAGMFIWSIPAIMGELAKHAPELAAFVARMRTAADLPDLLRSEFPKLPKISVDYAVMEKAAHVLELEAGFDWDDVGSWLAAANYLGKTADGNAANVPVTGCNSADNIVFSSRGKHVALFGVKDLIIVDTDDALLVCHRSEAENIKKLVPQLPERLQ from the coding sequence ATGGATCCCGATCTTTATGTCCTCGTGCTCGCCGGCGGCAGCGGCGAGAGGTTCTGGCCCTGCAGCCGTCGCGCCCGTCCCAAGCAACTTCTGAAGCTTTTTTCCGAACGCACGATGCTCGGTGAGACGCTGGCCCGGGTCTCCGCCATCGTTCCGTCGGACCGGATCTTCGTGCTCACCAACAGCGAGCAGGAAGCTGCCGTGCGTGCCGAGTGCGGCGCATTGCCACCGGGGAATATCGTGGCCGAACCGGCAAAGAGGGACACCGCTCCCGCTGTCGCGCTTGGTGTCGGGTTGGTCCTGCGGCGCGACCCACAAGCTGTCATGGCCGTGCTGCCGGCCGATCATCTCATCAAAGACACCGCGACGTTCGGACGCGATCTGCGCGCCGGTGCACGCGCCGCCGCGGAGTCCGGTGCGCTGCTGACCATAGGAATCAAACCGACTTGGGCTTGTCCGGGCTTCGGATACATCGAACAGGGCCGCCGTATCAACGACGGGGAGCCCGCGATTCACGAGGTGAAGAGATTCCGCGAGAAGCCCGATCCCGAAATGGCCGAGTCTTTTCTCCGGCAGGGGAATTTCCGCTGGAACGCCGGCATGTTCATCTGGTCCATCCCCGCGATCATGGGCGAGCTGGCCAAGCACGCGCCGGAACTCGCGGCGTTTGTCGCGCGCATGAGGACGGCCGCGGATCTTCCCGATCTGCTGCGGTCCGAATTCCCGAAACTCCCGAAAATATCCGTCGATTACGCCGTGATGGAAAAAGCGGCGCATGTTCTGGAGCTGGAGGCCGGTTTCGACTGGGACGACGTCGGGAGTTGGCTCGCCGCGGCCAACTACCTCGGCAAGACCGCGGACGGCAACGCCGCGAATGTTCCGGTGACCGGATGCAACTCTGCCGACAACATTGTTTTTTCCTCGCGCGGCAAACACGTGGCACTCTTCGGCGTGAAAGATCTCATCATCGTGGACACCGACGACGCTCTTTTGGTCTGCCACCGCAGCGAAGCGGAAAACATCAAGAAACTTGTCCCGCAGTTGCCGGAGCGGCTGCAATAA
- the add gene encoding adenosine deaminase, with amino-acid sequence MLPRPPLIDLHRHLDGSVRLETILDLGRKHGIPLPAWTPDGLRPHVVVTTPQPGLVEFLAKFKWMTAVLADYDACRRVARENVEDAKREGIRYIELRFSPLFMADAHNLDPSRVTAAVVEGAREGEGATGVRVNLIGILTRTYGPVRARRELRALLDHRGHLTALDLAGDEGNWPAELFVEHFRAARDAGWQVTVHAGEAAGASSIATAVEKLGAVRIGHAVRAVEDPSVIDMLRDQRIGIEANLTSNVQTSTVRDYASHPLKRFLEAGLLATINTDDPGISGIDLPHELDVAAPAAGLDETLVARALENAWDIAFLPEQEKVRLRSGAPA; translated from the coding sequence ATGCTGCCGCGCCCTCCGCTTATCGATCTGCACCGTCATCTTGACGGCAGCGTGCGCCTCGAAACCATTCTCGACCTGGGGCGCAAACATGGCATCCCGCTGCCCGCTTGGACGCCGGACGGTCTGCGTCCGCATGTCGTCGTCACCACACCGCAGCCGGGTCTCGTGGAGTTTCTCGCCAAATTCAAATGGATGACCGCCGTTCTCGCCGACTATGACGCGTGTCGCCGCGTTGCACGGGAAAATGTCGAGGACGCCAAGCGCGAGGGGATCCGCTACATCGAGTTGCGCTTCAGCCCGCTCTTTATGGCCGATGCCCATAATCTCGACCCGTCGCGCGTCACGGCGGCTGTTGTCGAAGGTGCGCGCGAGGGCGAAGGCGCCACCGGTGTGCGCGTCAACCTCATCGGAATCCTCACGCGCACTTACGGTCCGGTTCGGGCACGTCGCGAGTTGCGTGCGTTGCTCGATCACCGCGGGCATCTGACGGCCCTCGATCTTGCGGGAGACGAAGGAAACTGGCCGGCGGAACTTTTTGTCGAACATTTCCGCGCGGCCCGTGATGCCGGCTGGCAGGTCACCGTGCATGCCGGGGAGGCCGCCGGTGCCTCGAGCATCGCCACCGCCGTGGAAAAACTTGGCGCCGTCCGCATCGGCCACGCGGTGCGCGCGGTGGAGGATCCTTCCGTCATTGATATGCTCCGTGATCAGCGCATCGGTATTGAGGCCAACCTGACCAGCAACGTTCAGACCAGCACGGTAAGGGATTACGCCTCACATCCGCTGAAGCGGTTTCTCGAAGCCGGGCTCCTTGCCACCATCAACACCGACGACCCCGGAATCAGCGGCATCGACCTGCCGCACGAACTCGATGTGGCCGCACCCGCGGCCGGGCTCGACGAAACGCTCGTGGCCCGCGCTTTGGAAAACGCCTGGGATATCGCTTTCTTGCCTGAACAGGAGAAAGTCCGCCTGCGCAGCGGGGCGCCAGCTTGA
- the truA gene encoding tRNA pseudouridine(38-40) synthase TruA — MRLKLRVAYDGAAFRGWQSQREGGAVQDVLREAFACCAGGAPVSVQGSGRTDTGVHATGQVAHVDVPDGRDPRSWQRAVNAVLPPSVRILSCIRASRDFHARYSATGKSYDYLIWTGEVLPPHLAGRCWHVRPAPDVSLLRQAAQALRGRHDFRGFAANRGTPVHSTVRHLRSVTVTARGPRVRLRFEGDGFLYKMVRMLAAAMVRFAQGKAGLGDLLARLEGCDSRLPREVAPAAGLYLVRVDYVRRKHQG; from the coding sequence ATGCGACTGAAGCTCCGGGTTGCTTACGACGGTGCGGCCTTCCGCGGCTGGCAAAGCCAGCGCGAAGGCGGTGCGGTGCAGGATGTCCTGCGCGAAGCCTTCGCTTGCTGCGCCGGGGGTGCCCCGGTCTCGGTGCAGGGTTCCGGCCGCACCGACACCGGCGTGCATGCGACCGGACAGGTTGCCCATGTCGATGTGCCCGACGGCCGCGACCCGCGATCCTGGCAGCGTGCCGTCAACGCCGTGCTGCCTCCATCCGTCCGCATTCTCTCATGCATTCGCGCGTCGCGTGATTTTCACGCGCGGTATTCGGCCACCGGAAAATCTTACGATTACTTGATTTGGACCGGCGAAGTGCTGCCGCCGCATCTCGCCGGCCGCTGTTGGCATGTGCGTCCCGCGCCCGATGTCAGCCTGCTGCGCCAAGCCGCACAAGCCCTGCGGGGACGGCACGATTTTCGCGGCTTCGCCGCCAACCGCGGCACGCCCGTCCATAGCACCGTGCGGCACCTGCGCTCCGTGACCGTCACGGCGCGGGGGCCGCGTGTTCGCTTGCGCTTCGAAGGCGACGGCTTCCTCTACAAAATGGTCCGCATGCTTGCGGCCGCCATGGTGCGCTTCGCCCAAGGAAAGGCCGGTCTTGGGGACCTCCTTGCCCGGCTCGAAGGTTGCGACTCGCGGCTTCCCCGTGAAGTTGCGCCGGCCGCGGGTCTCTACCTGGTGCGCGTCGATTATGTGCGCCGCAAGCATCAGGGTTGA
- the maf gene encoding septum formation protein Maf, which translates to MSCPRIVLASASPRRRELLAKAGVEFTVDASSAAESSEAGEGLASLVLANARAKALEVAARHPGAVVIGADTLVWMDGRPLGKPSNKDEAREMLEALSGRVHEVATGVHLVRLEPRRHAEFHEVTRVRFRRLDDRAIGGYLAKVDVLDKAGAYALQEFGDLLVESLEGSRSNVVGLPVTRTLAALERFAG; encoded by the coding sequence TTGAGCTGTCCGCGCATCGTCCTGGCGTCCGCCTCGCCCCGGCGACGGGAGCTTCTCGCCAAGGCAGGCGTGGAGTTCACGGTCGACGCATCGTCAGCGGCTGAATCCTCGGAAGCCGGGGAAGGCTTGGCCTCTTTGGTCCTGGCCAATGCGCGGGCGAAGGCCCTCGAGGTGGCGGCGCGGCATCCGGGGGCCGTGGTCATCGGCGCGGACACGCTGGTGTGGATGGACGGGCGCCCCTTGGGCAAACCATCCAACAAAGACGAGGCCCGCGAAATGCTGGAGGCGCTTTCCGGGCGCGTGCACGAGGTGGCCACCGGCGTGCATCTGGTGCGCCTTGAGCCCCGCAGGCATGCGGAGTTTCACGAGGTGACGCGTGTCCGGTTCCGGCGGCTCGATGACCGTGCTATCGGGGGCTACCTCGCGAAGGTGGATGTGCTCGACAAGGCCGGGGCTTACGCGTTGCAGGAGTTCGGGGACCTGCTGGTGGAATCCCTCGAGGGCAGCCGATCGAACGTCGTGGGGCTTCCGGTCACGCGGACGCTCGCGGCGTTGGAGCGCTTCGCGGGTTGA
- a CDS encoding NUDIX domain-containing protein — translation MATRRSLARRGSGRQHGAVPKKYRPNVAAVVQASTGRVLIGQRSDYPSSWQFPQGGIDRGESPEDAVKRELAEETGVLPGTYRIRAHRGPYRYDFPAGPDRRGFHGQEQTYFLCVPDEEGEPSPDLAATCGEFSALRWVHPETFPIDEVPPMKRDVYRTVLRDFFGLRIQ, via the coding sequence TTGGCAACGCGACGCTCGCTTGCGCGTCGCGGGTCAGGACGACAGCATGGCGCCGTGCCGAAAAAATACCGCCCCAACGTCGCCGCCGTCGTGCAAGCATCGACGGGACGAGTCCTTATCGGTCAGCGCTCCGACTACCCTTCGAGCTGGCAGTTTCCCCAGGGCGGCATCGACCGAGGGGAAAGTCCCGAGGACGCGGTGAAACGCGAATTGGCCGAGGAAACCGGCGTCCTGCCCGGGACTTATCGCATCCGCGCGCACCGCGGACCTTACCGCTACGATTTTCCGGCCGGGCCGGACCGCCGCGGATTCCATGGACAGGAGCAAACCTACTTCCTTTGTGTGCCCGACGAGGAGGGGGAACCTTCGCCCGACTTGGCAGCGACCTGCGGCGAATTTTCCGCCCTGCGTTGGGTGCACCCGGAAACGTTTCCGATCGATGAAGTTCCCCCCATGAAAAGGGACGTTTACCGCACCGTCTTGCGCGACTTTTTCGGGCTGAGGATCCAGTGA
- a CDS encoding alpha/beta hydrolase, translating to MSAFWKKGFGVGLGAGLLGAAVVALRLRTRPVPAPSLPDIISPSVFARRVQRTTRGQMVYHASGEGDPVVFLHDFFPGASSYEWSKIYPAFVPARRVVAPDWIGFGESERPDRLLRAEDYAQSLFEFCRATCAGRRPVIVASGIGAALACLAAAQHPEFVSRLILFHPSGTEGWLAGWAPAPARAASWSGRGRRWIYANYCAPPAAIGKWLSSRRSEGPPALDLEEPVSVYSSFARQYGAGWAIQRIMSGRFATGALPRLENVCVPVTVLWPDLAGHLPAALSRPEPEVRLDHLPGFGSLAPLDRSADLAARLRVELFSPVRVAEA from the coding sequence ATGTCCGCCTTCTGGAAAAAAGGATTCGGCGTTGGCCTCGGTGCCGGGTTGCTCGGCGCCGCGGTCGTCGCACTCCGTCTGCGCACGAGGCCCGTTCCCGCACCGTCGCTGCCGGACATCATCTCGCCCTCGGTTTTCGCCCGTCGCGTGCAACGCACGACGCGCGGACAGATGGTTTACCACGCCAGCGGGGAAGGGGATCCGGTGGTTTTCCTGCACGATTTTTTCCCGGGCGCCTCGTCCTACGAATGGTCGAAGATTTACCCGGCTTTTGTTCCCGCGCGGCGTGTCGTGGCTCCCGATTGGATCGGTTTCGGCGAGAGCGAGCGGCCGGACCGCCTGCTGCGTGCCGAGGATTACGCGCAGAGCCTTTTCGAGTTCTGCCGCGCGACGTGCGCAGGGCGACGCCCGGTGATCGTGGCGTCCGGCATCGGTGCGGCGCTCGCTTGCCTCGCGGCGGCACAGCATCCCGAATTCGTCTCCCGGCTGATTCTTTTTCATCCGTCCGGCACGGAGGGCTGGCTGGCAGGCTGGGCGCCGGCGCCGGCTCGGGCTGCTTCGTGGTCCGGGCGCGGACGGCGTTGGATCTACGCGAACTACTGCGCTCCGCCCGCAGCCATCGGAAAATGGCTTTCCTCGCGCCGCAGCGAAGGACCGCCCGCCCTGGATCTTGAAGAGCCGGTGTCTGTTTATTCCTCTTTCGCCCGGCAATATGGTGCGGGCTGGGCCATCCAGCGGATCATGTCAGGCCGTTTCGCCACCGGGGCTTTGCCTCGGCTCGAGAACGTCTGCGTCCCGGTCACAGTGTTGTGGCCAGACCTCGCGGGCCATCTGCCCGCCGCCCTTTCGCGCCCCGAGCCGGAGGTGCGCCTCGATCACCTGCCGGGTTTCGGTTCGCTCGCGCCCTTGGACCGGTCGGCGGACCTCGCTGCGCGCCTCCGCGTCGAGTTGTTTTCACCGGTCCGGGTCGCCGAAGCCTGA
- a CDS encoding TIGR01777 family protein: protein MRLGITGASGFIGSRAMQLAAARGWDVVPFSRRPRESSARLFVPGRPADVDGLDAVLHLAGEPVFGRWTADKRNRIMASRVLGTRSIAEGFARSKQPPRVLVSGSAVGFYGNTGDHEVTEQSPAGSGFLADVCRAWEGEAEKISRSGARLVLLRTGFVLGRGGAMNIMLPVFRAGLGGRLGSGRQWMSCIHVDDVAGMALWAAENGAVRGPLNAVMPHPLTNAEFTRDLSGAVHRPAIFHAPSFLLRLVLGRMASLLLDSSRVLPGVALAGGYDYVFTDVGAALRDIVD from the coding sequence ATGAGGCTCGGCATCACCGGGGCAAGCGGCTTCATCGGTTCCCGCGCGATGCAGCTGGCCGCCGCACGAGGATGGGACGTGGTGCCTTTCAGCCGCCGCCCGCGGGAATCCTCCGCCCGCCTGTTCGTGCCGGGTCGACCGGCGGATGTTGACGGCCTCGATGCCGTCCTGCATCTGGCCGGAGAGCCGGTGTTTGGCCGTTGGACCGCGGATAAGCGGAATCGCATCATGGCCAGCCGTGTGCTCGGCACGCGGAGTATCGCCGAAGGATTTGCGCGCTCGAAGCAACCGCCGCGCGTCCTTGTCAGCGGCTCGGCCGTCGGTTTCTACGGCAACACCGGCGATCACGAAGTCACCGAGCAGTCCCCTGCAGGTTCCGGATTCCTCGCCGATGTGTGCCGCGCGTGGGAAGGCGAGGCGGAAAAAATTTCCCGATCGGGCGCGCGCCTCGTGCTGCTGCGCACGGGTTTCGTTCTCGGTCGTGGCGGGGCGATGAACATCATGCTTCCGGTCTTCCGCGCCGGATTGGGCGGACGTCTTGGCAGCGGCCGTCAATGGATGTCGTGCATCCACGTGGATGATGTGGCCGGCATGGCGCTCTGGGCCGCGGAGAATGGGGCCGTGCGCGGACCTCTCAATGCAGTCATGCCTCATCCGTTGACAAACGCGGAGTTCACCCGCGATCTCTCCGGCGCCGTTCATCGCCCGGCGATTTTCCACGCGCCCTCGTTTTTGCTGCGTCTGGTGCTCGGCCGCATGGCATCGCTTCTTCTCGACAGCTCGCGCGTTCTCCCCGGGGTGGCGCTCGCCGGCGGTTACGACTACGTGTTCACGGACGTCGGTGCCGCCCTGCGCGACATCGTGGATTGA
- the dnaB gene encoding replicative DNA helicase, whose protein sequence is MTPQVDLTGASAARRGGSGPRRNGQAASKAAVATDAHRTLPQNTDAEKGLLGSILLSPRDVLNECAEQITEEAFYTPAHGTIFRVLVEMWSGNQPIDVITLTNRLRDTNLLDSVGGPGAVTELFGYVPTSANAAHYLEIVREKSLLRRMITACTTAAARCYDEQGDVPQLLDDVEREIFSIGETRHRKASPAMRDEVFSALENIEKMYQQRGRISGLATGFTLFDQMTDGLHAGEMIIIAARPSMGKTALAMNIVEHIALNPEEPKPVGVFSLEMSTQQLVQRMLCSRARINMKKIRSGMLARAEHGKLNDAAAVLSESAIFIDDTPSLSILELRAKARRLRDRERIELLAIDYLQLCRSTSRRGQDNRQIEIAEISSGIKALAKELGIPIIVLSQLNRQPDQRTGGKPRISDLRESGAIEQDADVVALLVRPEVYEENQEDRAGVAGKADLIIAKQRNGPIGDIPLTFIREYTRFENAAFERDPGEGE, encoded by the coding sequence ATGACACCGCAGGTTGATCTGACCGGAGCATCTGCCGCGCGGCGCGGCGGTTCCGGCCCACGGCGCAACGGCCAAGCCGCATCCAAGGCCGCGGTTGCAACCGACGCTCACCGGACCCTGCCGCAGAACACCGATGCCGAGAAAGGCTTGCTCGGTTCGATCCTGCTCTCGCCGCGCGATGTGCTCAACGAGTGCGCCGAACAAATCACCGAGGAGGCGTTTTACACGCCGGCCCACGGCACGATTTTCCGCGTGCTCGTCGAGATGTGGTCGGGCAACCAACCGATCGACGTCATCACGCTGACCAACCGTTTGCGCGACACCAACCTCCTCGACAGCGTGGGTGGGCCGGGTGCCGTTACCGAATTGTTCGGCTACGTCCCCACCTCGGCCAACGCCGCGCATTACCTGGAGATCGTCCGCGAAAAATCGCTCCTCCGGCGCATGATCACGGCATGCACGACCGCTGCCGCGCGTTGCTATGACGAACAGGGCGACGTGCCGCAGTTGCTCGACGACGTGGAGCGCGAGATTTTTTCCATCGGCGAGACGCGTCACCGCAAAGCTTCGCCGGCCATGCGCGACGAGGTGTTCTCCGCCTTGGAAAACATCGAGAAAATGTATCAGCAGCGGGGGAGGATCAGCGGTCTGGCAACGGGCTTCACCCTTTTCGACCAGATGACCGACGGTCTCCACGCCGGCGAGATGATCATCATCGCGGCGCGCCCTTCGATGGGCAAAACCGCGCTCGCCATGAACATCGTCGAGCACATCGCGCTGAATCCCGAGGAGCCCAAGCCGGTGGGCGTCTTCAGTCTCGAAATGAGCACGCAGCAACTCGTGCAGCGCATGCTCTGCTCCCGTGCGCGGATCAACATGAAGAAAATCCGGTCCGGCATGCTTGCGCGAGCCGAGCACGGCAAGCTCAACGACGCGGCGGCCGTGCTGAGCGAGAGCGCGATCTTCATCGACGACACGCCGAGCCTCAGCATCCTCGAGTTGCGCGCCAAGGCCCGACGGCTGCGCGATCGCGAGCGCATCGAGTTGCTGGCCATCGACTACTTGCAGCTTTGCCGCTCGACGAGCCGGCGCGGACAGGACAACCGCCAGATCGAAATCGCGGAAATTTCCTCGGGGATCAAAGCGCTGGCCAAGGAACTCGGGATCCCCATCATCGTGCTTTCGCAGCTCAACCGCCAGCCCGACCAGCGCACGGGCGGCAAGCCGCGCATTTCCGACCTACGCGAATCAGGCGCGATCGAACAAGATGCCGACGTCGTCGCGCTTCTCGTGCGTCCCGAGGTTTACGAAGAAAACCAGGAAGACCGCGCAGGCGTCGCCGGCAAGGCGGATCTGATCATTGCCAAGCAGCGCAACGGCCCGATCGGCGACATTCCGCTCACGTTCATCAGGGAATACACACGGTTCGAAAACGCCGCCTTCGAGCGCGACCCCGGCGAAGGCGAGTAG
- the ruvX gene encoding Holliday junction resolvase RuvX has translation MSRVMAVDLGSARTGVAVSDELGMLAQPWKTLPGGEAALDAVASAVDELRPSRVLVGLPRNMDGTYGPAAEAARSFAEKLRARAACPVDLWDERLTTVAAQRALRESGRKARDQREVVDQVAAQILLQSWLDRNPCD, from the coding sequence ATGAGCCGTGTCATGGCCGTCGATCTGGGGTCCGCCCGCACAGGCGTCGCCGTGAGCGACGAACTCGGGATGCTGGCCCAACCATGGAAAACACTGCCCGGCGGTGAGGCAGCCCTCGACGCCGTGGCGTCCGCCGTCGATGAATTGCGGCCATCGAGGGTGCTCGTCGGTTTGCCGCGAAACATGGACGGCACCTACGGACCCGCCGCCGAGGCGGCGCGCTCGTTCGCGGAAAAATTGCGCGCCCGTGCGGCTTGTCCCGTCGATCTGTGGGACGAGCGACTCACCACCGTGGCGGCCCAGCGCGCCCTGCGTGAGAGCGGACGCAAGGCGCGCGACCAGCGCGAAGTTGTCGATCAAGTCGCGGCGCAGATTCTCCTGCAGAGTTGGCTCGACCGCAATCCATGCGACTGA
- a CDS encoding N-acetylmuramoyl-L-alanine amidase: MRPAHRPVIVLTLLCLCFVRLSAPALKAQVSDEEKRKRELFLRARESIEPEPASAPAPAPVRPQPRPRPTARAEEAPREDIKLPPPKPAPTPDKPKPRPAPKQTPPPKPKATPAINEAVPLVVDEPDDLVLSPAREEATPVIKAPPREKTQEDIIKLPPPRPSESAAASPAPAAGEAPEAQIVVEKSGLEEDQGLVPPPPPERGGFLGLGGPRYRYLTRPVRAAIDRAPVKRGRWQYIVVHNSGTRQGNARIFDHYHKNVRRMENGLAYHFVIGNGTSSGDGEIEIGPRWTRQINGGHVASDYLNNIALGICFVGDFNRDTPTTAQLGALEELIRYLRSRVGRSKGRAVIVKAHREINPKPTDCPGNRFPYRWLHRRFD; encoded by the coding sequence GTGCGTCCCGCGCATCGCCCAGTCATCGTCCTCACTCTCCTGTGCCTGTGCTTCGTGCGGTTGAGCGCACCCGCACTGAAGGCGCAGGTTTCCGATGAGGAAAAAAGGAAACGCGAACTTTTCCTTCGCGCACGCGAATCGATCGAACCCGAACCTGCATCGGCGCCGGCGCCCGCGCCCGTGCGTCCGCAACCTCGCCCGCGTCCGACGGCGCGAGCCGAGGAAGCGCCGCGTGAGGATATCAAACTTCCTCCGCCCAAGCCGGCTCCGACGCCTGACAAGCCGAAGCCGCGTCCCGCCCCGAAGCAGACTCCCCCACCGAAGCCGAAGGCGACACCGGCCATAAACGAGGCGGTGCCGCTCGTGGTGGACGAGCCGGACGACCTTGTTCTGTCCCCGGCTCGGGAGGAAGCAACACCGGTGATCAAAGCCCCGCCTCGTGAAAAAACGCAGGAGGACATCATCAAGCTTCCTCCTCCGCGTCCTTCGGAATCCGCCGCGGCTTCTCCTGCGCCCGCTGCCGGCGAGGCTCCCGAGGCCCAGATTGTGGTCGAAAAGTCGGGACTGGAGGAAGATCAGGGACTGGTTCCGCCACCCCCGCCTGAGCGCGGAGGATTTCTCGGACTCGGCGGCCCGCGCTACCGTTACCTCACGCGCCCGGTCCGTGCGGCCATCGATCGTGCGCCCGTCAAACGCGGGCGCTGGCAATACATCGTGGTGCACAACAGCGGCACGCGGCAGGGTAATGCTCGGATCTTCGACCACTACCACAAAAACGTTCGGCGCATGGAAAACGGCCTCGCTTACCACTTTGTCATAGGCAACGGCACTTCGTCCGGTGACGGCGAAATCGAGATCGGCCCGCGCTGGACGCGGCAGATCAATGGCGGGCATGTGGCCAGCGATTACCTGAACAACATTGCCCTCGGCATTTGTTTCGTCGGCGATTTCAACCGGGACACACCCACGACCGCGCAGCTCGGCGCGCTGGAGGAACTCATCCGCTATCTGCGCTCGCGTGTCGGCCGCAGCAAAGGTCGCGCCGTCATCGTCAAGGCGCACCGTGAGATCAACCCGAAGCCTACCGATTGCCCCGGGAACCGTTTCCCCTACCGCTGGCTTCACCGCCGCTTCGACTGA
- a CDS encoding 50S ribosomal protein L9, translating into MSQTEVILVAHIPGLGSEADIVKVRRGHARNFLIPRGMAHEVTPASLRMTNSLKARRAEREARELNEANDLAKRLGKLKLSFVLETGDSGKAFGAVTAKDIADRVKAETGQEIDRHRIALERPIKETGDFQVDVRIHPEVHAAIKLSVASKNPKPVADEEAAADSKPRPRARKEPDAEA; encoded by the coding sequence ATGTCTCAGACCGAAGTAATCCTCGTTGCGCATATCCCCGGCCTCGGCTCCGAGGCGGACATCGTCAAAGTCCGCCGCGGCCACGCCCGCAATTTTCTCATTCCGCGCGGTATGGCCCATGAAGTGACGCCCGCCAGCCTGCGCATGACCAACAGTCTCAAAGCACGCCGTGCCGAGCGCGAGGCGCGCGAACTCAACGAGGCCAACGACCTCGCCAAGCGCTTGGGCAAACTCAAGCTTTCGTTCGTTCTGGAAACCGGCGATTCCGGCAAGGCTTTCGGCGCGGTAACCGCCAAAGATATCGCCGATCGCGTCAAAGCCGAAACAGGCCAGGAAATCGACCGCCACCGCATTGCCCTCGAGCGTCCGATCAAGGAAACGGGCGATTTTCAGGTGGATGTCCGCATCCACCCGGAAGTGCACGCCGCGATCAAGCTCAGCGTTGCCTCGAAAAATCCGAAGCCCGTGGCCGACGAAGAGGCGGCTGCCGACTCGAAGCCCCGCCCCCGCGCCCGCAAAGAGCCTGACGCCGAGGCCTGA
- a CDS encoding UPF0365 family protein, translated as MGPIIITVITGLVIVVGLVLLIILFNFFGIWLRAKIADAPVSFARLVGMRLRRVPVGMIVDSRITAVKAGIPLDTDELEAHYLAGGNVDQVVLALIAADKAGIKLDFNRACAIDLAIKGTTKTVLEAVRTSINPKVIDCPGAQSGRSTIDAVARDGIGVKVKARVTVRSNLDRFVGGATEETIIARVGEGIVTSIGSAASYKDVLENPDNISKVVLQKGLDSGTAFEILSVDIADVDVGENVGAKLQAEQAEADKVVAQAKAEVRRAAAVALEGEMRAKTQEMRAKVVDAESQVPLAMAEAFRSGNLGIMDYMRMKNIQADSQMRESIAGSERGPAEAR; from the coding sequence ATGGGTCCTATCATCATCACTGTCATCACGGGGCTGGTCATCGTTGTCGGCCTGGTCCTTCTTATCATCCTCTTCAACTTTTTCGGCATCTGGCTGCGCGCCAAGATCGCCGACGCGCCCGTCTCTTTCGCCCGCCTCGTCGGCATGCGGCTCCGTCGCGTTCCCGTCGGAATGATCGTGGACAGCCGCATCACCGCGGTGAAAGCCGGCATCCCGCTGGATACCGACGAACTCGAGGCCCATTACCTCGCCGGCGGCAACGTGGACCAGGTGGTGCTAGCCCTCATTGCGGCGGACAAGGCCGGGATCAAACTTGATTTCAACCGCGCTTGCGCCATCGATCTCGCCATCAAGGGAACGACCAAAACCGTCCTGGAAGCGGTGCGCACGAGCATCAACCCGAAGGTCATCGATTGTCCCGGCGCCCAGTCGGGCCGTTCGACCATTGACGCCGTGGCCCGCGACGGCATCGGCGTGAAAGTGAAAGCCCGCGTGACCGTGCGCTCGAATCTCGACCGCTTCGTGGGCGGCGCAACCGAGGAAACGATCATTGCGCGCGTGGGCGAGGGCATCGTCACATCGATCGGTTCTGCCGCTTCCTACAAAGATGTTCTGGAAAACCCGGACAACATTTCCAAGGTCGTCCTGCAAAAGGGGCTTGATAGCGGGACGGCATTCGAGATTTTGTCGGTCGATATCGCCGACGTCGATGTCGGCGAAAACGTCGGCGCCAAGCTGCAGGCCGAGCAGGCCGAGGCGGACAAGGTTGTTGCACAAGCCAAGGCCGAAGTGCGCCGCGCCGCGGCCGTTGCGCTCGAAGGGGAAATGCGCGCGAAAACGCAGGAAATGCGCGCGAAAGTCGTCGATGCCGAGTCGCAGGTGCCGCTCGCCATGGCCGAGGCCTTCCGCTCGGGCAACCTCGGTATCATGGACTACATGCGGATGAAGAACATCCAGGCCGACTCGCAAATGCGCGAATCTATCGCCGGCTCCGAGCGTGGTCCGGCCGAGGCTCGCTGA